The window ATTTACCTTTACTATTTGAGTATGCCCTCCACTCACAGTTAAGCATAAAAATGGAAAGCTGGGTTTAGGATCTTCAATGAAATGAGCCAAAATGTGGGCTTGCATATGATTTACCCCGATTAATGGAATTTTTAAAGCGGAAGAAAGTGATTTTGCAAAACTACTCCCTACTAAAAGTGCACCTAATAATCCAGGGCCTTGCGTAAAAGCTACTGCATTTAAATCCTTCTTACTTATATTTGCAGCAGATAAGGCTTGCTCTACAACTGGCACGATATTTTGTTGATGAGCACGTGAGGCTAATTCCGGAACTACACCTCCGTATTTTTCGTGAACAGATTGTGTGGCAATAATATTGTTGATTACATTTCCGTTCTGAATTACTGAAGCTGAAGTTTCATCGCAGGAAGATTCGATCGCTAAAATATTGATATCCATAAAAATTTGAAAGAGGAGAATAATATAACGCAAGGTATTAAAAAAGGTATTGCAAAAGCAATATTATGGGCCTTCCTTATCATATTTTTTTCCATGAGTGTATTGGTCTTGGCTATGCAATCCTCACGAATACAAACTTCGGTAGCCAAATATGGAAGTGATTATTTAAGCAAAAAATTAGGCTTTGAAATTACTATTGAAAAAATCAATATTGAGTGGTTCGATCAAATTTCACTAAGTGGTTTAAACGTTAAAAATAAAGACAATAGTCCGTTTATAGATATTGAATCTATTTCTATTGATTATGATATTAAGCAACTGATAAATGATGAAAGCGTCCTTTTCGATCAATTAGATCTTAAAAATGGAAGAGTAATGCTGATTCGAGAAAAAGGGAGTATCTATTTTAATATAGATGAATTAGCGTATGCCATTCGGAATTTATCTTCCTCAGAAAATGACAGTAGCTCAAAACCAGCTAAAAAGCTTCTAATTAGAAATGCTAATCTTGATAATATTATTCTAGGTGTTGCTAATTTAAATGCAGATTCTATTAAAGAGGGATTTAATTATAATCAATTTGTACTTCATGATTTAAATGCAAGGCTGAAGAATTTCTCTAGTAAAGCAGACACAATCCAAATGCAGGTTCAAAGCTTAACCGCTCATGACTCAGTAACTGACATGGCAATTAATAAGCTCATGACTAACTTTGAAATATCTCAAAGCAGAATGGCTTTAACAAACCTAGATTTGAACCTCAACAATAGTACAGTTAAAGATTCTATTGTATTCAATTATAACAGCATTAGTGATTTATCTTACATTATTGATTCCGTTGATATTAAAGCTAATATCAAAAACTCAATTATTTACGCAAAGGATTTGGCTTATTTCGCTCCTTATGTCAATAGATATAATGATAAAATAAATCTAAGCGGGCAATTTAGCGGTAAGGTAAAACGATTTAATGCTAAAGATTTGAATCTAGAGTTTGGTGAATCAAGCTTTATTGAAGGAAATTTAAGAATAGACGGTTTACCATATTTTGAGGAGTCCTTTATCAATCTTGATTTAACTAATTCCTCGCTACTACCAGCAGATTTACAGCAATACATTAACGATAGTATTGTTTTTGAAAGAGTTCAAAATGTAGGTTTAACCAATTTTAGAGGAAATTTTATTGGATTTCCTACTGATTTCGTAGCCAACGGTGTATTTACATCACCATTAGGAAGAGTGGAATCCGACTTAAATTTAAAAATATCACCAGATTCAAAAACCTCTAGTTACAAAGGGGCTCTAGCCACCTATAATTTTGACCTTGGGAAATTTTTGGATGCAGATTCTATCTTCCAAAAGGTGCAAATGAATGGAAATATAGAAGGTACTGGATTTACTGTTGAAACCGCTAAGCTGAAACTGAATGCGAATATTAGTTTATTAGGAATTAATGGATATGAATATCAAAACATAAAAACTAATGCTGAGTTGGCATCAGAATTTTTTAATGGGACAATAACTGTCAATGATCCACTTTTGAAATTCAAAATGGATGGTTCTATTGATCTTCGAAATAAAGCAAACTTAATTAATGTTAATGCTGATTTAGATACTATAAACTTTAAAGAATTAAATATAACTCAAGATGATTTTATTCTTACTGCAAGAGGAAATTTGAATGGCAAAGGTATTGTACTTGATAGTATAGTAGGAAACACATCTCTACAAAAAATTTATGCAGCATATAAAGGTAACACCTTACAACTCGATTCCTTAGTCATTCAAACTTCAAAAAATGATGGGGTTCGAAAACTTAATATCAATTCCGATTTATTTAGAGCTAATATCAATGGCGCTTATCAGTTTAGTCAGTTAGAGACTGATTTAATTCGAACTGTTAAAGAATACCGATTAAATATCGAAAATGATCAAAATAATATTGAGGAATATTACAGTAAGCTAGACTCATCAACAATTCTCGAAGAGTATGATGTGACTTTTGATTTTATAATAAAGGAGATTGATCCGCTTATTAATTTATTTGTACCCGAATTGCATATTAAAGAAGGTGCCACAATAGCAGGTCAATTTCAAAATGGCAAAAACAGCACCCTATTTATTAAGTCACATTTTGATTCGGTACAATACGAAAACAATGTATTTCTTCAAAATGATATTGATTTGAACTTCAGTAAATACCACCTAAGTCAGGATGTACTAGGTATTGGTTTTGTTAATTCTCAAGCACAAAAATTTGATAAATTAAAGACTGAAAATTTATCAACTGAATTATTTTGGACTGGTCGTGAAATAAATTTTAGCACTTTCATTAAACAATTCGATAACGAAAACCATATCGATTTATCAGGAAAGTTAGAATTTTTAGAAGACACTTTAGATTTGAATATTGAGCAATCCAACATTAGGATATTAAGTAAAAACTGGAGCTTTATTGATAACAATAGTTTAAAAATAGCTGATAATAATTATCAATTTAAAGATTTTGGAATTCTTGCATCCAATGAGCACATCATAGCGAACGGTCAACTATCTACTGATTCAACAAAATCACTCTTAATTGATATTGATAGTTTTAGTGTTGCAAACATCAATGAACTAGTTGAGGAACATGATTTTAAGGGAACTGCAAATGGTTTTATTGAAATTCAAAATTTCGAGAATGAATTCCTTCTTAACACTGAATTGAGTCTAGTTGATTTCTATCTTGATGAATTCCTAATCGGTGATATAAACGGCTTTTCAAATTGGCAACCCAACCAGAAAAAACTTTTGATGGATTATCTGGTAACTCGTGAAGACAAAGACATTATAAAAGTTGAGGGTGCCTATCAACCCGCTGTATCTGAAAATTCACTAGATCTTTCTGCTACATTAAGAAAAACAAATCTTGTGATTGTTGAGCCTTTTATAAATGATATCTTTTCTGAGATGAGAGGATTTGTGGATGGAGAATTTAAGATTACTGGAAATTTAAGAAGACCTGTTATCAATGGAATTGGTAAAATTTCTAACGGAGGAATAAGGGTAAACTACTTAAACACCTACTATGATTATACAGGAAGTATCCGATTTGATCAGGAGAAAGTGACATTCGAAAATATGCAACTAACCGATGAAATGGGAAATAAAGGATTCCTCTCTGGTGATTTGCTTCATGATGGCTTTACTGACCTAAGACTAGACTTAAAAGGAGAAATGAATAGCCTTAAAGTTTTAAATACCTCGGCTAAAGATAATGAGCTTTATTACGGAACTGCCTATGCAAGTGGAACAGTAGCATTTCTAGGAAGTGTGGGGAATCTTACGATTGATGTTCAAGCTAAATCAGAAAAAGGCACGAGAATATTTATACCCGTAGAAAGCACTTCATCTGTAGAGCAGGAAGAATATATCCATTTTATAAATGTAAAAGATACTGCTAACAATACTACTCAAGAAATCAATACTGTAGATGAGGTTGATATTAAAGGAGTAACCATGAATTTCGATTTAGAAATCACTCCTGACGCATATGCAGAAATTATCTTTGATATTAAAGCAGGTGATATCATCAGAGGGAGAGGAAATGGAAAGCTCAGTATGAATATCGATACGAATGGTGCCTTCACAATGATTGGAGATTACACCTTAACAGAAGGTGGCTATAATTTCACTTTGTATAACATCATCAATAAAGAATTTAGCATCCAGCCTGGCAGTCAAATCACTTGGGATGGTGATCCGTATCGTGCTAATCTTGATATCCAAGCCGTTTACGAGCAAAATGTATCCTTACTTCCAATTATTGACATTGGCCAAGATTCGACCTTATCTAGTTCTCCTGAATTGAAAAGAAGGTATCCTGCAAAAGTGTTATTGGATTTGCAAGGGGATTTATTACAACCTGAAGTTGATTTTGATATAGAGTTTTCAAATTTCCCTGATTATGTGACCACTAATAATGGTCAGATTCCACTTAGAACTAGCATTATTGCATTTGAATCTGAATTAGAAGCTGATGAGCAAGAGCTTAAAAGACAGGTATTCAGTTTAATTATCTTAAGAAGATTATCACCAAGATCATCCTTCGCGGTGAGTGGCTCTGTAGGTAATTCTGTGAGTGAGTTTTTATCTAATCAGCTAAGCTACTGGGTAACACAGATAGATGAAAATCTGGAAATCGATGTGGACTTAGGGTCTTTTGATGAAGATCAATTTAACACTTTCCAACTTAGGCTTTCCTATAGCTTCTTAGGAGGACGCCTGAGAATAACTAGAGATGGTGGTTTTACACAAGGTGAAACAGATAACGTAAACCAAGAAATTCTGGGAATTCTGGGAGATTGGTCTGTTGAATATCTTTTAACACCTGATGGAAAGCTTAGAGCAAAAATTTATAATAGAACCAATTTCAATACTCTAGATCAGTTTACAAATACGGCTACTACAAGTACAGGAGTGAGTTTAGTTCACGTAACCAGTTTTAATCAGATCAAAGAAATCTTTGAAAGAAATAAAAAACAACAAAATCAAAGCTCTAATGACCAACCCGAAAAAGAAAACCCTTCAAATCAGGATGCTGCATTAAGAGAAGAAGACGAAAATTCTTAATAATATAAAACCAAAGCTAAATTCATTGGTTAAAAACTCAAATTAAACCAATTAAGCGTGAATAAAATATCAATTTTCTGGTTCAGAAGAGATTTAAGATTATATGACAACACAGGATTGTATTATGCACTCCAAGAAGATAATCCTGTTCTTCCCCTATTTATTTTTGATACTGAAATCTTAGATGATTTAAAAGATAAAAAAGATGCGAGAGTAACTTTTATCCATAATCAAATCACCAAAATAAATAATCAGCTAAAGGAAATTGATTCAGGTATTTTAGTCAAAAACGGTAAGCCTGAAGATATTTTTAAAGTCTTGATTGAGAAATACGATATTCAATCCGTTTTTACCAATAGGGATTACGAACCCTATGCTTTAGAAAGAGATGAAAAAATTGATAATATATTAAAACATCACGGAATCGGATTTTATGATTTCAAAGATCATGTGATTTTTGAAAAAGATGAAATTCTAACTGGATCAAATGAGCCCTATAAAGTTTTTACTCCATTCAAAAATAAATGGCTTGAGAAACTAGAAACAGGCCATTTGCATCCGTTTGAAATTAAATTAGTTAGAAATAAATTTCATTCCTTCCCCCCATCTGTACCAACACTAAATGATATAGGATTTGAAAGATCAAGTATTGAAATACCTGAAAAAAAATATGATCGAGATATTATAAATAATTACGATAAGGATAGAGACTTCCCGGCTAAAAATGGCACGAGTAGATTAGGTGTTCATTTGAGGTTTGGTACCATAAGCATTCGAGAGGCGGTAAGCATAGCGAAAGAAACCAATGACACTTGGCTAAATGAATTAATATGGAGAGATTTCTACAGCATGATATTGGCGAATTTCCCTCATGTTGTAAGTAAAGCTTTTAAAGAAAAGTATGATGCTGTCCCGTGGAGAAATAATAAGGAAGATTTCCAAAAGTGGTGTGAAGGAAAAACGGGTTATCCTATTGTAGATGCGGGCATGAGAGAATTGAATGAAACTGGCTATATGCACAATAGGGTGAGAATGATTACAGCCAGCTTTCTAACAAAGCATTTATTGATAGACTGGAGATGGGGAGAAGCTTACTTCGCAGAAAAATTATTAGATTATGAGTTAGCTTCGAATAATGGAGGATGGCAATGGGCCGCAGGAACTGGAACTGATGCTCAACCCTACTTTAGAATATTTAATCCCTACAGCCAAACTGATAAATTTGACAAGCAAAATAATTACATTAAAAAATGGATTCCTGAATTAAATACTGATCAGTATCCAAAACCAATGGTTGATCACAAAGAAGCAAGACAAAGAGCTCTTGACACCTATAAATCAGCTTTAGACAATGCTTAGAAGGATATAATCCCTAATTTTGATTTATGAAGTCAATTCTAATTTTATTAGGGGTTTATTTCGGCATTATAAATGCTTCCTTCAGCCAATCTCAATCAGATTCCATTAACAATAAATTTTTAAATAGAGTCATAATAGCTGAGGCATCTTTGTATTCCGTAAGTATGATTGGCCTTGGTGCAGTTTGGTATCAGGGGAATGAAAATCAAAAATTTCAATTCTTCAATGACAATCAACAGTGGCTACAAATGGATAAAGCAGGTCATATTTATTCAGCCTATCATATATCAAATCTTAACTTTAATTTACTACAGAAAGCAGGCTATACTCCGAAAAAAGCTATGCTCTTTAGTAGCATTAGTGCTAGCTTGATGATGCTTCCAATAGAAATCTTTGATGGCTTTTCAACAGCCTATGGTGCATCCGTGGGAGATGCTGTAGCCAATACCATTGGTGCATTTTTACCCTATCAGCAGCTACTTTTTAATCAAAATTATATTTATCCCAAATTTTCATTCTCTCGTACAAATTATGCTGATTTACGACCTAATACACTAGGTAATAATTACATAGAAAATATTTTAAAGGATTATAATGGTCAAACTTATTGGTTAAGTACTGATTTTAATCTATTTAGCAGCCAAAACCGATTCCCAAATTGGTTACAATTTTCAATAGGCTATAGCGGCAATAATATGTTGTATGGAAATCCTGATCAAAATCTAGAAAATGGCTATATGGCTAATAGACAGTGGTTTCTAAGTTTGGATCTTAATCTTGAAAAAATAGAATCAGATAAAAAGTGGGTAAAAACTGCTCTTGCAGTAATCAATATTATTAAAATACCGTTCCCAACAGTTGAATGGAATGGAAAAACTGTAATTTTGCATCCCATTTATTTTTAGTTAAAAAAAATAGTAATGAAAATAGGCGATAGAGTAAGGTTAATGAAAGGAACTG is drawn from Marivirga arenosa and contains these coding sequences:
- a CDS encoding translocation/assembly module TamB domain-containing protein, coding for MKEENNITQGIKKGIAKAILWAFLIIFFSMSVLVLAMQSSRIQTSVAKYGSDYLSKKLGFEITIEKINIEWFDQISLSGLNVKNKDNSPFIDIESISIDYDIKQLINDESVLFDQLDLKNGRVMLIREKGSIYFNIDELAYAIRNLSSSENDSSSKPAKKLLIRNANLDNIILGVANLNADSIKEGFNYNQFVLHDLNARLKNFSSKADTIQMQVQSLTAHDSVTDMAINKLMTNFEISQSRMALTNLDLNLNNSTVKDSIVFNYNSISDLSYIIDSVDIKANIKNSIIYAKDLAYFAPYVNRYNDKINLSGQFSGKVKRFNAKDLNLEFGESSFIEGNLRIDGLPYFEESFINLDLTNSSLLPADLQQYINDSIVFERVQNVGLTNFRGNFIGFPTDFVANGVFTSPLGRVESDLNLKISPDSKTSSYKGALATYNFDLGKFLDADSIFQKVQMNGNIEGTGFTVETAKLKLNANISLLGINGYEYQNIKTNAELASEFFNGTITVNDPLLKFKMDGSIDLRNKANLINVNADLDTINFKELNITQDDFILTARGNLNGKGIVLDSIVGNTSLQKIYAAYKGNTLQLDSLVIQTSKNDGVRKLNINSDLFRANINGAYQFSQLETDLIRTVKEYRLNIENDQNNIEEYYSKLDSSTILEEYDVTFDFIIKEIDPLINLFVPELHIKEGATIAGQFQNGKNSTLFIKSHFDSVQYENNVFLQNDIDLNFSKYHLSQDVLGIGFVNSQAQKFDKLKTENLSTELFWTGREINFSTFIKQFDNENHIDLSGKLEFLEDTLDLNIEQSNIRILSKNWSFIDNNSLKIADNNYQFKDFGILASNEHIIANGQLSTDSTKSLLIDIDSFSVANINELVEEHDFKGTANGFIEIQNFENEFLLNTELSLVDFYLDEFLIGDINGFSNWQPNQKKLLMDYLVTREDKDIIKVEGAYQPAVSENSLDLSATLRKTNLVIVEPFINDIFSEMRGFVDGEFKITGNLRRPVINGIGKISNGGIRVNYLNTYYDYTGSIRFDQEKVTFENMQLTDEMGNKGFLSGDLLHDGFTDLRLDLKGEMNSLKVLNTSAKDNELYYGTAYASGTVAFLGSVGNLTIDVQAKSEKGTRIFIPVESTSSVEQEEYIHFINVKDTANNTTQEINTVDEVDIKGVTMNFDLEITPDAYAEIIFDIKAGDIIRGRGNGKLSMNIDTNGAFTMIGDYTLTEGGYNFTLYNIINKEFSIQPGSQITWDGDPYRANLDIQAVYEQNVSLLPIIDIGQDSTLSSSPELKRRYPAKVLLDLQGDLLQPEVDFDIEFSNFPDYVTTNNGQIPLRTSIIAFESELEADEQELKRQVFSLIILRRLSPRSSFAVSGSVGNSVSEFLSNQLSYWVTQIDENLEIDVDLGSFDEDQFNTFQLRLSYSFLGGRLRITRDGGFTQGETDNVNQEILGILGDWSVEYLLTPDGKLRAKIYNRTNFNTLDQFTNTATTSTGVSLVHVTSFNQIKEIFERNKKQQNQSSNDQPEKENPSNQDAALREEDENS
- a CDS encoding DUF2279 domain-containing protein, producing MKSILILLGVYFGIINASFSQSQSDSINNKFLNRVIIAEASLYSVSMIGLGAVWYQGNENQKFQFFNDNQQWLQMDKAGHIYSAYHISNLNFNLLQKAGYTPKKAMLFSSISASLMMLPIEIFDGFSTAYGASVGDAVANTIGAFLPYQQLLFNQNYIYPKFSFSRTNYADLRPNTLGNNYIENILKDYNGQTYWLSTDFNLFSSQNRFPNWLQFSIGYSGNNMLYGNPDQNLENGYMANRQWFLSLDLNLEKIESDKKWVKTALAVINIIKIPFPTVEWNGKTVILHPIYF
- a CDS encoding cryptochrome/photolyase family protein; this encodes MNKISIFWFRRDLRLYDNTGLYYALQEDNPVLPLFIFDTEILDDLKDKKDARVTFIHNQITKINNQLKEIDSGILVKNGKPEDIFKVLIEKYDIQSVFTNRDYEPYALERDEKIDNILKHHGIGFYDFKDHVIFEKDEILTGSNEPYKVFTPFKNKWLEKLETGHLHPFEIKLVRNKFHSFPPSVPTLNDIGFERSSIEIPEKKYDRDIINNYDKDRDFPAKNGTSRLGVHLRFGTISIREAVSIAKETNDTWLNELIWRDFYSMILANFPHVVSKAFKEKYDAVPWRNNKEDFQKWCEGKTGYPIVDAGMRELNETGYMHNRVRMITASFLTKHLLIDWRWGEAYFAEKLLDYELASNNGGWQWAAGTGTDAQPYFRIFNPYSQTDKFDKQNNYIKKWIPELNTDQYPKPMVDHKEARQRALDTYKSALDNA